A region from the Helcococcus ovis genome encodes:
- the rlmD gene encoding 23S rRNA (uracil(1939)-C(5))-methyltransferase RlmD — MALVKAKITKMVYPNYSIAYGENGKQYRFKGGILGQTVMLKGGKLKAGFNKAKLIEIVEKSPLEINNICENPNNCSGCKFQNVDYQKELEIKEEMINELYSEIHWNENIKINPSPIISSYRNKMEYTFGDEVKHGPLTLGMHKVGCFYEIVEDGGCQISHTDFEVIREYTQNFFRKYEFDFYHKVSHHGFLKFFVIRYSFYQKAFMLNLVTATTDKLTQEIFDDFISGFQSMNIEGKITSFYHTISDSISDAIKPDTITKIWGEEHLTEKINGLIFNISPFSFFQPNPKGAENLYNRAVDFAGEIDNKTVYDLYCGTGTISQIFAKKAKKVIGVEIVEEAVIKAKENAEINNLSNLDFRVNDVLAEIDNLTDNPDIVVLDPPRSGIHADAISKICQMNAPTIVYISCNPQTQVEDLKLFMDGGYKIEKIECFDQFPRTMHVECIALIQRVKS; from the coding sequence ATGGCATTAGTTAAAGCGAAAATTACAAAAATGGTTTATCCAAACTACTCAATCGCATATGGGGAGAATGGAAAACAATATAGATTTAAAGGTGGAATTTTAGGACAAACAGTTATGCTTAAAGGTGGAAAACTTAAAGCTGGTTTTAATAAAGCGAAACTAATTGAAATAGTTGAAAAATCACCACTTGAAATCAATAATATCTGTGAAAACCCAAACAATTGCAGTGGATGCAAATTTCAAAATGTTGATTATCAAAAAGAGTTAGAAATTAAAGAAGAGATGATTAATGAGCTATATAGTGAAATTCATTGGAATGAAAATATAAAAATAAATCCATCTCCAATAATTTCTTCCTACAGAAACAAAATGGAATATACATTTGGTGATGAGGTTAAGCATGGACCATTGACATTAGGAATGCATAAAGTCGGTTGTTTTTATGAAATAGTTGAAGATGGAGGATGTCAAATATCGCACACTGATTTTGAAGTAATACGAGAATACACACAAAATTTCTTTAGAAAATATGAATTTGATTTTTACCATAAAGTTTCACATCATGGATTTTTAAAGTTTTTTGTAATAAGATATTCATTTTATCAAAAAGCATTCATGCTAAATCTTGTAACAGCAACAACTGATAAGCTTACTCAAGAAATTTTTGATGACTTCATTTCAGGCTTCCAAAGTATGAATATTGAAGGAAAAATAACTTCATTTTACCACACAATTTCAGATTCAATTTCTGATGCAATCAAGCCCGATACAATTACGAAAATTTGGGGAGAAGAGCATTTAACAGAAAAAATTAATGGATTAATTTTCAATATAAGTCCATTTTCATTTTTCCAACCAAATCCAAAAGGGGCTGAAAATTTATACAATAGAGCGGTAGACTTCGCCGGAGAAATAGATAACAAGACAGTTTACGACCTATATTGCGGCACGGGAACAATTTCGCAAATCTTTGCTAAAAAAGCAAAAAAAGTAATCGGAGTCGAAATCGTAGAAGAAGCAGTGATCAAAGCCAAAGAAAATGCGGAAATCAACAACTTATCAAACCTTGACTTCAGAGTAAATGATGTATTAGCCGAAATAGACAATTTAACTGATAATCCAGACATCGTGGTATTAGATCCACCAAGAAGTGGAATCCATGCAGATGCCATCTCAAAAATCTGCCAAATGAACGCACCAACAATTGTTTACATCTCATGCAATCCACAAACCCAAGTCGAAGACTTAAAACTATTTATGGATGGCGGATATAAAATCGAAAAGATAGAATGCTTTGATCAATTTCCGAGGACTATGCATGTGGAGTGCATAGCGTTGATACAAAGAGTGAAATCGTGA
- the trmB gene encoding tRNA (guanosine(46)-N7)-methyltransferase TrmB, whose translation MRIRFKKFAIPELQENDLVYFDPKNNNGRWNEIFENTNPIHLEIGAGRGGFVATLAEQNPDINFVAIEMDANILVYAGRLFLEKGVRNIRAIRGFAEYLGDHFNEDEISKIYINFSNPWPKKKQHKRRLTHPRHLKIYKEILKNGGEIEFKTDDRPFFEDSLEYFKECGFEILEHSFDLKLEDKSDNIVTEYERKWRGMGVPICYARVKSV comes from the coding sequence ATGAGAATAAGGTTTAAGAAATTTGCAATACCGGAATTGCAAGAAAATGATTTAGTATATTTTGATCCTAAAAATAATAATGGAAGATGGAATGAAATTTTTGAAAATACCAATCCCATTCATTTGGAAATTGGAGCTGGAAGAGGTGGATTTGTAGCAACATTAGCAGAACAAAATCCAGACATCAACTTTGTTGCAATAGAAATGGATGCAAATATTTTAGTTTATGCAGGAAGATTATTTTTAGAAAAAGGAGTTAGAAATATTAGAGCAATTAGAGGTTTTGCAGAATATTTGGGAGATCATTTTAATGAAGATGAAATTTCAAAAATTTATATAAACTTTTCAAATCCATGGCCAAAGAAAAAACAACATAAGAGAAGACTTACTCATCCAAGGCATCTGAAAATTTATAAAGAAATTCTTAAGAATGGTGGGGAAATCGAGTTTAAGACAGATGATAGGCCATTTTTTGAAGATAGTTTGGAATATTTTAAGGAATGTGGTTTTGAAATTTTAGAACACTCATTTGATCTAAAATTAGAGGATAAGTCAGATAATATTGTTACAGAATACGAAAGAAAATGGCGAGGAATGGGAGTTCCAATCTGTTATGCAAGAGTAAAATCTGTGTGA
- a CDS encoding CD1845 family protein, translating into MMRWIIKIILFPFSLLLSILTAFLTFLLGIGTTILYFLMLMCIVAAIGSFMQKDISLGIEALVLGFLLSPYGIPMVGAAVIAFLQGINEAIKSI; encoded by the coding sequence ATGATGAGATGGATAATAAAAATAATCTTGTTTCCATTCAGCTTGCTACTTAGTATCCTCACAGCCTTTCTAACATTCCTGCTCGGCATAGGAACAACTATTCTGTATTTCTTAATGCTAATGTGTATAGTTGCTGCAATAGGCTCATTTATGCAAAAAGATATATCGCTTGGCATTGAGGCATTGGTATTAGGATTCCTGTTAAGCCCATACGGAATACCGATGGTTGGAGCAGCAGTTATAGCATTTCTTCAAGGAATCAATGAAGCAATAAAATCAATCTAA
- a CDS encoding UTRA domain-containing protein: MIPLYKMIYKNIKKQIDDGILKVGDLIMSESQLRMKYKCSRDTVRKATSLLENNNYIEKTRGKQARVKERNIYTFPTSKIETLKELSKKNNLKVKTKLISINYDVKDKEEFTKYFSKNVEVKRVRNIDGEDVVIDIDYFDANLIKGLNKKICEDSIYKFIETNLGVEIGYSKKIVTVQKPTSEDMKLLGIDEDYLLVNVMSATFTKDNYIFQTTISKHKHDKFRFEAYAER, from the coding sequence ATGATACCACTTTATAAGATGATATATAAAAATATAAAGAAACAAATAGATGATGGGATATTAAAAGTTGGAGATTTGATAATGTCGGAATCACAGCTTAGAATGAAATATAAATGTTCAAGAGATACTGTTAGAAAAGCTACATCATTATTGGAAAATAATAATTATATTGAAAAAACTAGAGGAAAACAGGCAAGAGTTAAAGAAAGAAATATATATACATTCCCAACATCAAAAATTGAAACACTAAAAGAATTGAGTAAAAAAAATAATTTGAAAGTTAAAACAAAATTAATATCCATAAATTATGATGTAAAAGATAAGGAAGAATTTACAAAATATTTTAGTAAGAATGTAGAAGTTAAGAGAGTTAGAAATATAGATGGAGAGGATGTAGTTATTGATATTGATTATTTTGATGCTAATTTAATTAAGGGATTAAATAAAAAAATTTGTGAAGATAGTATTTATAAATTTATTGAAACAAATTTAGGTGTTGAAATCGGTTACTCAAAAAAAATCGTGACTGTACAAAAACCTACAAGTGAAGATATGAAATTGTTAGGGATAGATGAGGATTATTTACTCGTAAACGTGATGTCTGCTACATTTACTAAAGACAATTATATATTTCAAACAACTATATCAAAACATAAACATGATAAATTTAGATTTGAAGCCTATGCAGAAAGATAA
- a CDS encoding helix-turn-helix domain-containing protein, whose translation MRVFSYKRLFKKLIDLDMTNNELMEKAKVGKSTFYKMKNGQNVTTDVLLRICNALDCSIEEIVECIKKEN comes from the coding sequence ATGAGGGTTTTTAGTTATAAAAGATTGTTCAAAAAACTAATTGATTTAGATATGACAAATAATGAATTGATGGAAAAGGCAAAAGTGGGTAAAAGTACATTTTACAAAATGAAGAATGGGCAAAATGTAACTACTGATGTCTTGCTTAGAATTTGTAATGCTTTAGACTGTAGTATTGAAGAAATAGTAGAGTGTATTAAGAAAGAAAATTAA
- a CDS encoding CdaR family transcriptional regulator: protein MYEISKEFARKIVYELKTHINANFNFMDKSGVIIASVDPTRIGGLHLGAKQIIDKSLEMFYISAEMENENTKEGINLALKVFGEIVGVVGITGKKDKVMPYATIVKKMTEIMIEGSIIKEDSRLKRHIKYRYIEDLLANPALSKNHDFITRGIEIGIDIRLKRRAVVFSLKNYADLIVSIEGQRIIDSIDDIVREFADYNTKILYLYLPSHYTFFYNVDDFRFENKLYKLGNKINQMFNQRLIFGIGDIISDKISYRNSYTQALRAKELAVKIGKSIVYYDELQLENYLLDIDMDKMNSFINAFSEKIPRSDLLLYIQIIDAYFESDGSIKLIAKNFYLHKNTIQYRLQKMFEFTGFDIRKPSHAIYYYFFLEFYRILYGVER, encoded by the coding sequence ATGTATGAAATTTCTAAAGAATTTGCACGAAAAATAGTATATGAATTGAAAACTCACATTAACGCCAATTTTAATTTTATGGATAAATCAGGAGTTATCATAGCATCGGTTGATCCTACTAGAATAGGAGGTTTACATTTAGGAGCAAAGCAAATTATTGATAAGTCTTTGGAGATGTTTTATATAAGTGCTGAGATGGAAAATGAAAATACAAAAGAGGGCATAAACTTAGCCTTAAAAGTGTTTGGAGAGATAGTAGGAGTTGTAGGCATTACAGGAAAAAAAGATAAGGTCATGCCCTATGCTACAATAGTTAAGAAAATGACAGAAATAATGATTGAGGGTTCAATCATTAAAGAAGATAGCAGATTAAAAAGACATATAAAGTATAGATATATAGAAGATCTTCTTGCAAATCCTGCACTGTCAAAAAATCATGATTTTATAACCAGAGGAATAGAAATTGGAATTGATATAAGATTAAAAAGAAGGGCGGTAGTATTTTCCTTAAAGAATTATGCGGATTTGATTGTTTCAATTGAAGGTCAGAGAATTATAGATAGCATAGATGATATAGTGAGAGAATTTGCAGATTATAACACAAAAATTTTATATTTGTATTTACCAAGTCACTATACATTTTTTTATAATGTGGATGATTTTAGATTTGAAAATAAATTATATAAATTAGGGAATAAAATAAATCAAATGTTTAATCAAAGACTTATATTTGGTATAGGAGATATCATAAGTGATAAAATCTCCTATAGGAACTCATACACTCAAGCACTAAGAGCTAAAGAATTGGCTGTAAAGATTGGAAAAAGTATAGTTTATTATGATGAGTTGCAATTGGAGAATTATTTATTGGACATAGATATGGATAAAATGAATAGTTTTATTAATGCTTTTTCAGAAAAAATTCCACGTTCCGACCTTCTTTTGTACATACAAATCATAGATGCGTATTTTGAGAGTGACGGATCTATAAAATTAATCGCTAAAAATTTTTATCTTCACAAAAACACAATTCAGTATAGATTGCAAAAGATGTTTGAATTTACAGGTTTTGATATTCGAAAGCCTTCACACGCTATATATTATTATTTTTTCTTGGAGTTTTATAGAATTTTATATGGCGTAGAAAGGTAA
- a CDS encoding SdpI family protein: MLYLFNLLVPVLMIILGILTKNKPIKKINSFMGYRTELSMKSQKNWEIGQKLMGKVLLKAGIYLLFLSIIFIYIVEKFGYDKVLFGIFMIFQSFYFLFTIPIIELQLKKEVDEL, from the coding sequence ATGTTATATTTATTTAATCTATTAGTCCCGGTATTAATGATTATTTTAGGTATATTAACAAAAAATAAACCAATAAAAAAAATTAATTCATTTATGGGATACAGAACTGAGTTATCAATGAAATCACAAAAAAATTGGGAAATTGGTCAAAAACTTATGGGAAAAGTTTTGCTTAAAGCAGGAATATATTTGTTATTTTTAAGTATAATATTTATATATATAGTTGAAAAATTTGGTTATGATAAAGTATTATTTGGAATTTTTATGATATTCCAATCATTTTACTTTTTATTTACCATACCAATTATAGAATTACAATTGAAAAAAGAAGTTGATGAATTATAA
- a CDS encoding alpha-amylase family glycosyl hydrolase: protein MGKYSEDSKKLLECIGGKENIKSVSHCVTRMRFVLKDESKADVSKIELFDTWQTEMQEKGGWSAWFLNNHDQPRAISRFCDDKNYHYESATLLGTLTHMMRGTPYIYQGEEIGTTNPRYSTIDEYLDVESKNYFNILLEEGMSEKEALHVISERSRDNGRTPIAWEENSVNYGFSETKPWLGFGNVSNYYDKDKNVEKSIFKYYQKLIKLRKNFKAISEGRYKKVNSIYQSYVFERISENEEILVILNFKDFSENLDISKEIIEKYKDSEILINNYDNFDIENLRPYQAVVLKK from the coding sequence ATGGGAAAGTATAGTGAAGATTCTAAAAAATTATTAGAATGTATAGGTGGAAAAGAAAATATAAAATCAGTTAGCCATTGTGTAACAAGAATGAGATTTGTATTGAAAGACGAATCTAAAGCAGATGTAAGTAAAATTGAATTATTCGATACATGGCAAACAGAGATGCAAGAAAAAGGTGGTTGGTCAGCCTGGTTTTTAAATAATCACGATCAACCAAGAGCGATTTCAAGATTTTGTGATGATAAAAATTATCACTATGAATCAGCAACTTTGTTGGGTACACTTACTCATATGATGAGAGGGACTCCATACATTTATCAAGGTGAAGAAATAGGGACTACAAATCCAAGATATTCAACAATTGATGAATATCTTGATGTTGAAAGCAAAAACTATTTTAATATTCTTCTAGAAGAAGGAATGTCAGAAAAAGAAGCTCTTCATGTTATTTCAGAAAGATCAAGAGATAATGGCAGAACACCAATAGCATGGGAAGAAAATTCTGTTAATTACGGATTTTCTGAAACTAAACCATGGCTTGGTTTTGGAAATGTAAGTAATTATTATGATAAAGATAAAAACGTTGAAAAATCAATTTTTAAGTATTATCAAAAATTAATTAAATTAAGAAAAAATTTTAAAGCAATTTCTGAAGGAAGATACAAGAAAGTTAATTCTATTTATCAAAGCTATGTTTTTGAGAGAATATCAGAAAATGAAGAAATTTTAGTAATATTGAATTTTAAAGATTTTTCAGAAAATCTAGATATCTCAAAAGAGATAATAGAAAAATACAAAGATAGTGAAATTTTAATAAATAATTATGATAATTTTGATATTGAAAATTTAAGACCTTATCAGGCAGTGGTTTTGAAAAAATAA
- a CDS encoding glycerate kinase type-2 family protein produces MTIRKHAYQIIRQTLEAVQPDNAVKKALSQINLQSKNLYLLAIGKAAWSMANAAAKVLGNKINKGIVITKYDHVMGEIPNIKCYEAGHPISDDNSYYATDQALKMVENLNKDDLVLLLISGGGSALFEKSIIPKDLTKDINEQLLASGASIEEINTIRKRLSKVKGGRFAQLCHPARLEVIVLSDIIGDPLDMIASGPAYPDKSTSQQALEIVDKYNLRISDDIKKLLLIETPKHIENAHHIVMGSVKELVHQVSNFANKLGYKSLILTDELDCIAKEAGSFLASIVKTYRDKGPLAIILGGETVVEITGNGKGGRNQEIALSAAEKISSLDNVIIFSVGSDGTDGPTDAAGAIVDGNTKRLLEDKGYKIYDILKNNDSYSYLKKVDGLIITGPTGTNINDFTVALIR; encoded by the coding sequence ATGACAATTAGAAAACATGCTTATCAAATTATAAGGCAAACACTTGAAGCTGTTCAGCCTGATAATGCTGTAAAAAAAGCACTATCACAAATAAATTTACAATCAAAAAATCTATATTTATTAGCTATAGGTAAGGCAGCTTGGAGTATGGCTAATGCGGCAGCAAAAGTTTTAGGCAATAAAATTAACAAAGGTATAGTAATCACAAAATATGATCACGTGATGGGAGAAATTCCAAATATTAAATGTTATGAAGCTGGGCATCCGATTTCGGATGATAATTCCTATTATGCTACAGATCAAGCTCTGAAAATGGTTGAAAATTTAAATAAAGATGATTTGGTTTTACTATTGATATCAGGAGGAGGTTCAGCTCTATTTGAAAAATCAATAATACCGAAAGATCTTACCAAGGATATTAATGAACAGCTTTTAGCTTCGGGAGCAAGTATAGAAGAAATAAATACTATAAGAAAAAGACTTTCTAAGGTCAAGGGTGGAAGATTTGCTCAATTGTGCCATCCTGCGAGGCTTGAAGTTATAGTTTTAAGTGATATTATAGGAGATCCTTTAGATATGATAGCCTCGGGACCTGCTTATCCAGATAAGTCAACTAGTCAGCAAGCTTTAGAAATAGTAGATAAATATAATCTTAGAATTTCTGATGATATAAAAAAACTATTACTTATAGAAACTCCTAAGCATATAGAAAATGCACATCATATCGTAATGGGAAGTGTTAAGGAATTGGTTCATCAAGTATCTAATTTTGCAAATAAATTAGGTTATAAATCACTTATCTTAACAGATGAGCTAGATTGTATAGCTAAAGAAGCAGGCTCTTTTTTAGCCTCTATTGTAAAGACATATAGAGATAAAGGACCACTTGCAATTATATTAGGAGGAGAAACAGTTGTAGAGATTACAGGAAATGGAAAAGGTGGCAGAAATCAAGAAATAGCTCTAAGTGCGGCAGAAAAAATTTCATCTTTAGATAATGTTATAATTTTCAGTGTAGGCTCTGACGGTACAGATGGGCCAACTGATGCTGCCGGAGCAATAGTTGATGGTAATACAAAAAGACTGTTAGAAGATAAGGGATATAAAATTTATGATATATTAAAAAATAATGACTCTTATTCTTACTTAAAAAAAGTTGATGGTCTTATAATTACAGGGCCTACAGGTACTAATATAAATGATTTTACAGTTGCTTTAATTAGATAG
- a CDS encoding Spx/MgsR family RNA polymerase-binding regulatory protein: protein MKLICYKKCSTCKAVEKMLKEKNIQYKYRNIDTENPSKEELKLWHEKSGLDIKKFFNTSGTIYKENKIKDKLNDMTLDEKYEILSTNGMLVKRPILLEEDKILVGPEVKKYIEELE, encoded by the coding sequence ATGAAACTTATTTGCTATAAAAAATGCAGCACTTGTAAGGCTGTTGAAAAAATGTTAAAAGAAAAAAATATTCAGTACAAATACAGAAATATTGATACTGAAAATCCGTCAAAAGAAGAGTTAAAGTTGTGGCACGAAAAATCTGGATTAGATATAAAAAAATTCTTCAATACGAGTGGTACAATTTACAAAGAAAATAAAATCAAAGATAAATTAAATGATATGACTTTAGATGAAAAATATGAGATATTATCCACAAATGGAATGCTTGTGAAAAGACCAATTTTACTTGAAGAGGATAAAATTTTAGTTGGGCCGGAAGTTAAAAAATATATAGAGGAATTAGAATAA
- a CDS encoding Fic family protein, with amino-acid sequence MQSDYECFVPNNLQDIDINIDANINRLIKKAYLLLGRLDGMDITLPDIDLFVSMYVQKEAVISSQIEGTQAYLVDVLQKDRNNEKIKETEEIVNYIKSTNYAFNRLKDLPLSMRLIRETHKVLLSKVRGKEKMPGEFRKSQSWIGPSGSTLKASNFIPPAPGEMDICLSDLEKYIHEEDIVDDLIKIALVYYQFETIYPFLDGNGRIGRLLIILYLKEKGLIEYPILYLSYFFKKNRSKYYELLNNVRFKGEFEEWVKFFVEGICEISEDSIKSIQDIVQLKAKDTEKIRNITKCNVSHLLSVYDYLLKHPFVEAEYIRNLLALSKPTINKIFESLVELEILKLVEEKQRYRQYVYKAYVDILSEGTAL; translated from the coding sequence ATGCAAAGTGATTATGAATGCTTTGTTCCAAATAATTTGCAAGATATTGATATTAATATTGATGCAAATATAAATAGGCTAATTAAGAAAGCATATTTACTTTTAGGTAGATTAGATGGAATGGATATCACTTTACCAGATATTGACCTATTTGTATCTATGTATGTACAGAAAGAGGCTGTAATAAGTTCTCAAATTGAGGGGACGCAGGCTTATCTAGTTGATGTACTTCAAAAAGATAGAAATAATGAAAAAATAAAAGAAACAGAAGAGATTGTAAATTATATTAAATCTACAAATTATGCCTTTAATAGACTCAAAGATTTACCATTAAGTATGAGATTAATTCGAGAAACACATAAAGTGTTATTGTCTAAAGTTAGAGGGAAAGAGAAAATGCCAGGGGAATTTAGAAAGTCCCAAAGCTGGATTGGTCCTTCAGGCTCAACATTAAAAGCTTCAAACTTTATACCTCCAGCACCAGGTGAAATGGATATTTGTTTGAGTGATTTGGAAAAATATATCCATGAAGAAGATATAGTTGATGACTTAATAAAAATTGCCCTAGTGTATTATCAATTTGAAACAATTTACCCATTCTTAGACGGTAATGGAAGAATCGGAAGATTACTTATAATCTTGTATTTGAAGGAGAAAGGGCTCATTGAATACCCTATTCTATATCTAAGCTATTTCTTTAAGAAAAACAGGAGCAAGTATTATGAACTATTAAATAATGTGCGGTTTAAGGGAGAGTTTGAAGAATGGGTCAAGTTTTTTGTAGAAGGCATTTGTGAAATATCAGAGGATTCTATCAAATCAATTCAAGATATTGTTCAGTTAAAAGCAAAAGATACTGAAAAAATACGCAACATTACTAAATGCAATGTATCTCACCTTTTATCTGTATATGATTATTTATTGAAACATCCATTTGTAGAAGCTGAATATATCAGAAATTTATTGGCTCTAAGTAAACCAACAATCAATAAGATTTTTGAATCTTTGGTAGAGCTAGAAATATTAAAGTTGGTTGAAGAAAAACAAAGGTATAGGCAATATGTTTACAAGGCATATGTAGATATACTTTCAGAAGGAACGGCTCTATAA
- a CDS encoding GntP family permease, with translation MTGISFSIVFIIAIVIMILLISKFKVHPFLSILFVSVALGLIGGIPLNNVTNEKGEVIKGIASVVGEGFSSTFTSIGIVIIFGALLGTILEKTGAAIKLSDMVIKLVGKKRPDIAIMLMGWVVSIPVFCDSGFVILNPIRKALVKRTNISGVTMSVALSVGLYCSHVFIPPTPGPIAAAATLGVGDYLLTVMFYGFLASIPALIGGYLYAKYIGKKVESNEDIANEKDIKTYEELVKEYGQLPSGFMSLFPILFPIILMAFSNISKIAGWKGTLREICVFFGTPIVALAVGVILSIIILFSRKEISKLYEYTNDTLKVVGPILFITAAGGVLGKVISNTSLVSYIAENAQVFQSIGIFFPFILSAIFKTAQGSSTVAITTTAGIMAPLLPFLGFSTPQHAALVVIAIGAGAMTVSHANDSYFWVVTNFGGMEADQGYKTQTIATLIEGICSMVAVFIISLFI, from the coding sequence ATGACAGGCATTTCATTTTCAATTGTTTTTATAATTGCAATTGTAATCATGATATTACTTATTAGTAAATTTAAGGTTCACCCTTTTTTATCAATATTATTTGTTTCTGTTGCATTAGGTTTAATAGGAGGAATCCCATTAAATAATGTTACAAATGAAAAAGGAGAAGTTATAAAGGGCATTGCTTCCGTAGTAGGAGAGGGTTTTTCATCTACATTTACCAGCATAGGGATTGTTATAATTTTTGGGGCTTTATTAGGCACTATACTCGAAAAAACCGGTGCAGCAATTAAGTTATCAGACATGGTTATAAAATTAGTAGGGAAAAAAAGACCGGATATAGCTATAATGCTTATGGGATGGGTAGTTTCAATACCCGTTTTTTGTGACTCGGGATTTGTAATATTAAATCCAATTAGAAAAGCGTTAGTTAAGAGAACAAATATATCGGGTGTTACCATGTCAGTTGCTTTATCAGTTGGGCTATATTGTTCACATGTATTTATACCACCTACTCCGGGACCGATAGCAGCTGCGGCAACGTTAGGCGTTGGAGATTATTTATTAACTGTTATGTTTTATGGTTTTTTAGCATCTATACCTGCTTTAATAGGAGGCTACTTATATGCTAAATATATAGGAAAAAAAGTCGAATCTAATGAAGATATAGCAAATGAAAAAGATATAAAGACTTACGAGGAATTGGTAAAAGAATATGGTCAATTGCCTTCTGGGTTTATGTCTTTATTTCCAATTTTATTTCCAATAATTTTAATGGCATTTTCAAATATATCAAAGATTGCCGGATGGAAAGGAACTTTAAGAGAAATATGTGTATTTTTTGGTACTCCTATAGTTGCCTTGGCTGTAGGTGTGATACTTTCAATAATAATATTATTTTCAAGAAAAGAAATTTCAAAACTTTATGAATATACAAATGATACATTAAAGGTTGTAGGACCTATACTATTTATCACAGCGGCTGGGGGAGTTTTGGGAAAAGTTATATCAAATACCAGTTTAGTTTCTTATATAGCTGAAAATGCACAAGTTTTCCAATCTATAGGAATATTTTTCCCATTTATACTTTCTGCAATATTCAAAACGGCTCAGGGCTCTTCAACTGTAGCTATAACTACTACCGCCGGAATTATGGCGCCATTATTGCCGTTTTTGGGATTTTCTACACCTCAACATGCTGCTTTAGTTGTAATAGCAATTGGTGCTGGAGCTATGACTGTATCCCATGCTAATGATTCATATTTCTGGGTGGTAACAAATTTTGGTGGAATGGAGGCAGATCAAGGATATAAAACTCAAACTATTGCAACATTAATCGAAGGAATTTGTTCTATGGTTGCAGTATTTATTATCTCTTTATTTATTTAA